From Candidatus Alcyoniella australis:
CCGGTCAGGTCGGGGTGAAACCCGGCGCCCAGCTCGAGCAGCGCGGCCACGCGGCCGTCGATTCGCACGCGTCCGGCCGAGGGATCGAAGATGCTGGCCACCAGTTTAAGCAGCGTGGATTTGCCCGAACCGTTGCGCCCCATCACCGCCACGGTCTGGCCGTGCTCGACCTGGAAGCCGACGTTCTTCAGCGCGGGGAAGATCTCGCAGGTATCGCTGCGCTTGACCTTGCTGATCAGCGTAGCCTTGAGGCTCGCCGAGCGCTCGTGGAACAGCCGGTAGTTAAGCGAGACGTTCTCAAAGCTGATCGCCGGTCGCGCCATTACAGCTCCTTGGCGAAGGTGCGGCTGCGGGCGTTAAAGTGCCGCCAACCCAGAACCAGAAGCAGCGCGCCCCAGGCCGCGGGATACCACAGCGCGAACCAGCCGGGCCAGG
This genomic window contains:
- a CDS encoding ATP-binding cassette domain-containing protein is translated as MARPAISFENVSLNYRLFHERSASLKATLISKVKRSDTCEIFPALKNVGFQVEHGQTVAVMGRNGSGKSTLLKLVASIFDPSAGRVRIDGRVAALLELGAGFHPDLTG